The nucleotide sequence CGCGTGATCAATGATGACATCGTTTCACCAGGGGCGGGTTTTGATACCCATGGCCATCGAGATATGGAAATTATTTCGTACATACTCGAAGGAGCCATCGAACACAAAGACAGCCTGGGGCACAGCTACGTGGTACCCGCTGGCGAAGTGCAGCGCATGAGTGCGGGCACCGGCGTTACTCACTCAGAGTTTAACCACTCAAAAACGGAACGCCTGCGTTTTCTGCAGATCTGGATTCAACCCAACAAACTCGGGATCACACCGGGTTACCAGCAACAAAAGATAGAACAACGAGGAGCACTGACGCCACTGGTAACACCCGATGGTCGTGACGGTTCATTATCCATGCAGCAGGATGCCAGCCTTTATCGCATCGCGTTAGCGGCTGGTGAATCTCTGCAATTGGATACCAGACAGCGCCCGGGTTACTTTCACCTGATTGAAGGCGAAGTAACCATTAACGACAACACACTGCGCGCTGGTAATGCCATGGGAGCCTTTAAAGAATCGCTACAACTGGATGCCAAAGAGCCTGTGGTTGCATTGTGGTTTGACTTACCCACTA is from Bacterioplanoides sp. SCSIO 12839 and encodes:
- a CDS encoding pirin family protein, translating into MLYFRPGNERGRANFGWLDSQHSFSFGHYYDPKHMGFSALRVINDDIVSPGAGFDTHGHRDMEIISYILEGAIEHKDSLGHSYVVPAGEVQRMSAGTGVTHSEFNHSKTERLRFLQIWIQPNKLGITPGYQQQKIEQRGALTPLVTPDGRDGSLSMQQDASLYRIALAAGESLQLDTRQRPGYFHLIEGEVTINDNTLRAGNAMGAFKESLQLDAKEPVVALWFDLPTND